A portion of the Nitratidesulfovibrio termitidis HI1 genome contains these proteins:
- the ftsZ gene encoding cell division protein FtsZ yields MEFHEIDAESTAKIKVIGVGGGGGNAVQNMISSALKGVTFIAANTDIQALSRSSAELKIQLGDKLTKGLGAGANPGIGRDAALESMGAIKDAIGEADMVFVTAGMGGGTGTGAAPVIAQAAKELGALTVGVVTKPFFFEGKKRLEAAEVGISEFREHVDSLITIPNDRLLSLAPKKATFVEMLKKADEVLYFAVKGISDLIMVPGLINLDFADVKAVMGESGLAMMGAGIARGESRAREAAMKAITSPLLEDVSIDGARGVLMNITCGPDLTIDEVSEAAGIIQEAAHEDARIFFGTVFDDAAGEEMRITVIATGIDADMVGVEGAGKSGTVTPFRKGGSMGQAQPAPRSAAQPRAEQVQQAKPAPQQAQPRGLGGFSDDDRNIPAYLRKQGQVQATVNRINTHAPGEEDFIFDEDEFEIPSFIRKQAD; encoded by the coding sequence ATGGAATTTCACGAGATCGATGCCGAAAGCACTGCAAAGATCAAGGTCATCGGCGTCGGCGGCGGTGGCGGCAACGCGGTCCAGAACATGATATCCTCCGCGCTGAAGGGCGTTACCTTCATCGCGGCGAACACCGATATCCAGGCCCTCAGCCGGTCTTCCGCCGAACTCAAGATCCAGCTCGGCGACAAGCTGACCAAGGGCCTTGGCGCTGGCGCCAACCCGGGCATCGGTCGCGATGCCGCCCTTGAAAGCATGGGCGCCATCAAGGACGCCATCGGCGAGGCCGACATGGTCTTCGTCACCGCGGGCATGGGCGGCGGCACCGGCACCGGCGCGGCCCCCGTCATCGCGCAGGCTGCCAAGGAACTGGGCGCGCTGACCGTGGGCGTGGTCACCAAGCCGTTCTTCTTCGAAGGCAAGAAGCGCCTTGAAGCGGCCGAAGTGGGCATCTCCGAATTCCGCGAGCACGTGGACAGCCTGATCACCATTCCCAACGACCGCCTGCTGTCGCTTGCGCCCAAGAAGGCCACCTTCGTGGAAATGCTGAAGAAGGCCGACGAAGTGCTGTACTTCGCGGTGAAGGGCATTTCCGACCTGATCATGGTGCCCGGCCTCATCAACCTGGACTTCGCGGACGTGAAGGCGGTGATGGGTGAATCGGGGCTGGCCATGATGGGTGCGGGCATCGCACGCGGCGAATCGCGCGCCCGCGAGGCCGCCATGAAGGCCATCACCAGCCCGCTGCTGGAAGACGTGTCCATCGACGGCGCGCGCGGCGTGCTCATGAACATCACCTGCGGGCCCGACCTGACCATCGACGAAGTCAGTGAAGCCGCGGGCATCATTCAGGAAGCCGCGCACGAAGACGCGCGCATCTTCTTCGGCACAGTGTTCGACGACGCGGCGGGCGAGGAAATGCGCATCACCGTCATTGCCACCGGCATCGACGCAGATATGGTGGGCGTTGAAGGCGCTGGCAAGTCGGGCACCGTCACCCCGTTCCGCAAGGGCGGTTCCATGGGTCAGGCCCAGCCCGCTCCCCGATCTGCCGCGCAGCCGCGCGCCGAGCAGGTGCAGCAGGCCAAGCCCGCCCCGCAACAGGCGCAGCCGCGCGGCCTTGGCGGTTTCTCCGACGACGACCGCAACATTCCCGCCTACCTGCGCAAGCAGGGCCAGGTGCAGGCCACGGTGAACCGCATCAACACCCACGCCCCCGGCGAAGAAGACTTCATCTTCGACGAGGACGAGTTCGAGATTCCGTCCTTCATCCGCAAGCAGGCGGACTAG
- the ftsA gene encoding cell division protein FtsA produces MPKSDLIVGLDIGTTKICAVVGEATPDGVDIVGIGTSPSTGLRKGVVVNIEQTVQSIKKALEEAELMAGCEIRSVYAGIAGSHIKGFNSHGVIAVKGGEVGPKDVERALDAAKAVAIPLDREVIHILPQEYIVDDQRGIADPLGMAGVRLEVKVHIVTGAVTSAQNIVRSCHRSGLDVSDIVLEALASSKAVLTEEEREIGVALVDLGGGTTDIAVFSNDSIKHTGVLALGGQNLTNDIAFGLRTPMVSAEKIKVKYGCAMADLVRNDDLIEVPSVGGRDPRRLSRQVLAEICEPRMEEILSLVDQELVRSGFKSMIGAGVVLTGGTALIEGCQELGEQIFNMPTRIGYPRNVGGLRDVVNSPKFATAVGLLRYGAEKEGLELKFRIRDGNVFNRVLSRMRKWFSDIS; encoded by the coding sequence ATGCCCAAGTCGGATCTGATTGTCGGCCTTGATATCGGTACCACCAAAATCTGCGCGGTCGTGGGAGAAGCCACGCCCGACGGGGTCGATATCGTCGGCATCGGCACCAGTCCCTCCACCGGCCTGCGCAAGGGCGTGGTGGTCAATATCGAGCAGACCGTCCAGTCCATCAAGAAAGCTCTCGAAGAAGCCGAGCTGATGGCCGGCTGCGAAATCCGTTCGGTCTATGCGGGTATCGCGGGCAGCCACATCAAGGGCTTCAACAGTCATGGCGTCATCGCCGTCAAAGGCGGCGAGGTGGGCCCGAAAGACGTAGAGCGCGCGCTGGACGCGGCGAAAGCCGTGGCCATTCCGCTGGACCGCGAGGTCATCCATATCCTTCCGCAGGAATACATCGTGGACGACCAGCGCGGCATTGCCGATCCCCTCGGCATGGCGGGCGTGCGGCTCGAGGTCAAGGTGCACATCGTGACGGGCGCCGTGACGTCCGCCCAGAACATCGTGCGTTCCTGCCACAGGAGCGGGCTCGACGTGTCGGACATCGTGCTCGAGGCGCTGGCCTCCAGCAAGGCCGTACTGACCGAGGAAGAAAGGGAGATTGGCGTCGCCCTTGTCGACCTTGGCGGCGGCACCACCGACATCGCCGTGTTCTCCAACGATTCCATCAAGCACACGGGCGTGCTTGCGCTGGGCGGCCAGAACCTGACCAACGACATCGCCTTCGGGTTGCGCACCCCCATGGTTTCGGCCGAAAAGATCAAGGTCAAGTATGGCTGCGCCATGGCCGACCTTGTGCGCAACGACGACCTCATCGAGGTGCCGAGCGTGGGCGGGCGCGATCCGCGCCGCCTGTCGCGCCAGGTGCTTGCCGAAATCTGCGAACCCCGCATGGAGGAAATCCTGTCGCTGGTGGACCAGGAACTCGTCCGCTCCGGCTTCAAGAGCATGATCGGGGCGGGCGTGGTGCTGACCGGCGGCACGGCCCTCATCGAAGGGTGCCAGGAACTTGGCGAGCAGATTTTCAACATGCCTACCCGCATCGGTTACCCCCGGAATGTGGGCGGGCTGCGTGACGTGGTGAACAGCCCGAAGTTCGCCACCGCCGTGGGGCTTTTGCGCTACGGCGCCGAAAAGGAGGGCCTTGAACTCAAGTTCCGCATCCGCGACGGAAACGTGTTCAACCGCGTACTGTCGCGCATGCGCAAATGGTTCTCCGACATCTCGTAA
- a CDS encoding FtsQ-type POTRA domain-containing protein — protein MAIALSRGKKGAKNAYSRKSVKPQKSTLDPGNGLLSFAKWMFTMIISVSLLVGVSIGLLYIYRYATQSEYFAVKTIEVSGNLRLRQEEILGLAGIAPGTNSLAVNIADMESGLLRNPWITEVSVKRLLPAGFAIKVAEREPKFWVQRGAELLYADEHGNIIAPVGAGRFTSLPTLEVEAGAEEALERLPEITGDLKRARLPVDIALVSWVRLSPGKGVELYLENSDLRLSIALEDWRGNLDRLGKVLDDLARRGELKQVREVKAGGVNVWVQKDAALGG, from the coding sequence ATGGCGATAGCGTTGTCGCGCGGAAAAAAAGGCGCGAAGAATGCGTACAGCAGAAAAAGCGTGAAGCCACAGAAAAGCACGCTGGATCCCGGTAACGGGCTGCTGTCATTCGCCAAGTGGATGTTCACCATGATCATTTCCGTTTCTCTGCTTGTTGGTGTAAGCATAGGTTTGTTGTATATCTACAGGTATGCGACACAATCTGAATATTTTGCAGTCAAGACTATTGAAGTCTCCGGCAATTTGAGGTTAAGACAAGAGGAAATCCTGGGATTGGCAGGCATTGCCCCCGGCACGAACAGCCTTGCGGTAAACATCGCGGACATGGAGTCGGGGCTGCTGCGCAATCCATGGATTACGGAAGTGTCCGTAAAAAGGTTGCTTCCTGCCGGATTTGCGATAAAAGTCGCTGAACGGGAACCGAAGTTCTGGGTACAGCGCGGCGCAGAGCTGCTCTACGCCGACGAACACGGCAACATCATCGCCCCGGTGGGGGCGGGCCGGTTCACCTCGCTGCCCACGCTGGAAGTGGAAGCAGGGGCGGAGGAAGCGCTGGAGCGGCTGCCCGAGATAACCGGCGACCTGAAGCGGGCCAGGCTGCCCGTGGACATCGCGCTGGTTTCGTGGGTACGCCTCAGCCCCGGCAAGGGCGTGGAACTGTATCTGGAAAACAGCGACCTGCGGCTCAGCATCGCGCTGGAAGACTGGCGCGGCAACCTCGACAGGCTGGGTAAGGTGCTCGACGACCTTGCCCGTCGGGGCGAACTGAAGCAGGTGCGCGAGGTAAAGGCGGGGGGCGTCAACGTCTGGGTACAGAAGGACGCCGCCCTCGGCGGCTGA